Proteins from a genomic interval of Salinarchaeum sp. Harcht-Bsk1:
- a CDS encoding DUF5812 family protein, which translates to MTTTVGTFLVTEADPESAILRNVEDGQLHTLSTNPDLDAGEVVEATLTAEPPMEVTWTAEIDDRRTIECEVVDLEPTTRSAEAAASLAEGELERFERAGEGEVHVLTVGADGVETAVDDVLDDEATIERAARLGAVRVEIRTGDEFLSVRYLPK; encoded by the coding sequence ATGACGACGACAGTCGGCACCTTCCTCGTCACGGAGGCCGATCCCGAGTCCGCGATTCTCCGGAACGTCGAGGACGGCCAGCTGCACACGCTCTCTACGAATCCGGATCTCGACGCCGGGGAGGTCGTCGAGGCAACGCTGACCGCCGAGCCACCGATGGAGGTGACCTGGACGGCCGAGATCGACGATCGGCGGACGATCGAGTGCGAGGTGGTCGATCTGGAACCGACCACCCGGTCGGCGGAAGCCGCTGCCTCGCTCGCCGAGGGCGAACTGGAACGCTTCGAACGGGCCGGCGAGGGCGAGGTCCACGTGCTCACGGTCGGCGCGGACGGCGTCGAGACGGCGGTGGACGACGTGCTCGACGACGAGGCGACGATCGAGCGAGCGGCGCGGCTCGGCGCGGTGCGCGTCGAGATCCGGACCGGCGACGAGTTCCTCAGCGTCCGCTACCTGCCGAAGTAA
- a CDS encoding PAS domain-containing protein, with amino-acid sequence MASPSLTEALRETLSRFESLGEPRTTTEVADALDLGRRSTYERLERLVDRDRLETKKVGGNGRVWWRPPATADVPPDWSATAASLIDDVLDGAEVGIFVLDEDFEVAWINDATERYFGLDRDRVLGRDKRRLVEEQIAPVVDDSETFTDTVLATYDDNTSTEQFECRVTADDEARWLEHRSKPVETGAYAGGRVELYYDVTTRTEVERARERDRAQFESVVDAVEEYAIVMLDPDGHVQTWNEGAEQIMGYAAEDVVGEHFSTFYTDDAREAGVPEANLAAASSDGPVDDEGWRLRADGSRYWATVTITAHRDDDGAIDGYVKVTRDMTERLEHERKLQHERDLLDQVQEASPIGIGIFDTDGELYRGNRRFTELLGWNDADPSGYSLGEQPLLDADGDVIPYPERPAARALSTGDTVTDQRIRVDGPDGRTRWLSVNAKPVGGEVDGVVVTMTDVTRLEGQARRLERQRDDLQHELEDVFERIDDGFFALDADLQFEYVNERAGSLLDRSPSELVGTHVWDAVEAGSKAEAAFEEALETQESVSFEEYYEPQETWFENHVYPSESGLSVYFEDITERKERERQLERQRELLRHTERLAGTGGWETDVQTGNQRWTQGLFDMHDVDVDDPSQELVPTAEEYISMVAPEHRDAFRDAAERCMTEGESYDEEIPITTAEDRERWIRTIGVPIHEDGDVVALRGAAQDITERKQRERELEEYRRWSETLVENFPAGAVALVDRNLRYVTFAGTPEGDTDVTRTDLQGRRVRDALPEQIADTVVPAYQAALDGDPSEFVDTIDDRVYQFHFVPVRDDDGEVFAATAMSQDITQRVEHQRQLEQQRESLAALNNLNSVVRDITEAVIEQSTREEIERTVCERLADSESYLFAWTGEVDPASQTVDLRAEAGVEGYLDGVTISVDPDDERSEGPTGRAFRTGEPQVTQDIRADDRHDPWRDHVEQYEIRSSAAIPIAHEGTVYGVINVYADRPQAFEGQELAVISRLGEVVGHAIASVERKQALMSDELVELEFRIQDVFAGLDAPETDGTITFDQVVPVDDGEFLVYGTMAPDAVDTMTTLTEDLPHWEQYTIRSDGDPMGFELRMTDPPVVGVVASHGGYVAQAAIEDSDYRMAIHLAPSVDTRRIVDAVETAYSDAEMLRRRQISRVHEDRKDFQRNVVNDLTDRQRTALQTAYHAGFFEWPRDTTGEEVAEAIGVASPTFHQHLRKAERKVLDAMFSSPLHSVG; translated from the coding sequence ATGGCGTCACCGTCCCTGACCGAGGCGCTACGCGAGACGCTCTCCCGCTTCGAGAGTCTCGGCGAACCGAGGACGACGACCGAAGTGGCAGATGCGCTTGACCTCGGTCGTCGGAGCACCTACGAACGGCTCGAACGACTCGTCGACCGCGACCGCCTCGAAACCAAGAAGGTCGGTGGAAACGGTCGCGTGTGGTGGCGGCCGCCGGCGACGGCCGACGTGCCTCCCGACTGGTCGGCCACGGCAGCGTCCCTGATTGACGACGTCCTCGACGGCGCCGAGGTGGGCATCTTCGTCCTCGACGAGGACTTCGAGGTCGCGTGGATCAACGACGCGACCGAACGCTACTTCGGCCTCGACCGGGATCGCGTTCTCGGCCGGGACAAGCGCCGTCTCGTCGAGGAGCAGATCGCGCCGGTCGTCGACGACAGCGAGACGTTCACCGACACCGTCCTGGCGACGTACGACGACAACACGTCCACCGAGCAGTTCGAGTGCCGCGTGACGGCGGACGACGAAGCGCGCTGGCTCGAACACCGCAGCAAGCCCGTCGAAACCGGCGCCTACGCCGGCGGCCGCGTCGAACTCTACTACGACGTCACCACCCGAACGGAGGTCGAACGGGCCCGCGAGCGGGACCGCGCCCAGTTCGAGTCCGTCGTCGACGCCGTCGAGGAGTACGCCATCGTGATGCTCGATCCCGACGGGCACGTGCAGACCTGGAACGAGGGCGCAGAGCAGATAATGGGGTACGCGGCCGAGGACGTCGTCGGCGAGCACTTCTCGACGTTCTACACCGACGACGCACGGGAAGCCGGGGTCCCTGAAGCTAACCTCGCCGCCGCGTCGAGCGACGGGCCAGTCGACGACGAGGGGTGGCGGCTCCGGGCCGACGGCTCACGCTACTGGGCCACCGTGACGATCACCGCTCACCGCGACGACGACGGTGCGATCGACGGGTACGTGAAAGTCACTCGCGACATGACCGAGCGCCTCGAACACGAACGGAAACTCCAGCACGAACGCGATCTCCTCGACCAGGTGCAGGAGGCGAGCCCGATCGGCATCGGCATCTTCGACACGGACGGCGAACTGTATCGGGGGAACCGACGGTTCACGGAGCTACTCGGGTGGAACGACGCCGATCCGTCGGGCTATTCACTCGGTGAACAGCCGCTCCTCGACGCCGACGGTGACGTGATCCCGTACCCCGAGCGGCCGGCGGCACGAGCACTCTCGACGGGTGACACCGTCACAGACCAGCGGATACGAGTCGACGGCCCCGACGGCCGGACGCGGTGGCTCTCGGTGAACGCCAAACCCGTCGGCGGTGAGGTCGACGGCGTCGTCGTCACGATGACCGACGTCACGCGACTCGAAGGCCAGGCCCGTCGCCTCGAACGCCAGCGCGACGACCTCCAGCACGAACTGGAAGACGTGTTCGAACGGATCGACGACGGGTTCTTCGCGCTCGACGCCGACCTCCAGTTCGAGTACGTCAACGAACGGGCCGGGTCGCTCCTGGACCGCTCCCCGTCGGAACTCGTCGGAACGCACGTCTGGGACGCGGTGGAAGCCGGGTCGAAGGCGGAGGCCGCATTCGAGGAGGCCCTGGAGACGCAGGAGTCGGTCTCGTTCGAAGAGTACTACGAGCCCCAGGAGACGTGGTTCGAAAACCACGTCTATCCCTCCGAGTCGGGCCTCTCCGTCTACTTCGAGGATATCACCGAACGCAAGGAGCGCGAACGCCAACTCGAACGCCAGCGAGAACTGCTCCGGCACACGGAACGACTCGCCGGGACCGGCGGGTGGGAGACGGACGTCCAGACGGGGAACCAGCGGTGGACCCAGGGACTGTTCGACATGCACGACGTGGACGTCGACGATCCCTCCCAGGAGCTGGTCCCGACGGCGGAGGAGTACATCTCGATGGTGGCCCCCGAACATCGGGACGCGTTCCGGGACGCCGCAGAGCGCTGTATGACGGAGGGCGAATCCTACGACGAGGAGATCCCCATCACCACCGCCGAGGACCGCGAGCGGTGGATTCGGACGATCGGCGTCCCCATCCACGAGGACGGTGACGTCGTCGCGCTCCGCGGTGCTGCCCAGGACATCACCGAGCGCAAGCAGCGCGAGCGCGAACTCGAGGAGTACCGACGCTGGAGCGAAACCCTCGTCGAGAACTTCCCTGCCGGTGCCGTCGCCCTCGTCGACCGAAACCTGCGGTACGTCACCTTCGCCGGCACGCCAGAAGGGGACACGGACGTGACGAGAACCGACCTCCAGGGGCGGCGCGTTCGCGACGCGTTGCCGGAACAGATCGCGGACACCGTCGTCCCGGCATACCAGGCCGCCCTCGACGGCGACCCGTCCGAATTCGTGGACACGATCGACGACAGGGTCTATCAGTTCCACTTCGTCCCGGTACGCGACGACGACGGCGAGGTGTTCGCCGCAACGGCGATGTCCCAGGACATCACCCAGCGAGTCGAGCACCAGCGGCAACTCGAACAGCAGCGCGAATCCCTCGCCGCGCTCAACAACCTCAACAGCGTCGTCCGTGACATCACCGAGGCGGTCATCGAGCAGTCCACCCGCGAGGAGATCGAACGGACGGTCTGTGAACGCCTGGCCGACTCCGAGTCCTACCTGTTCGCCTGGACCGGTGAGGTGGATCCCGCGTCCCAGACGGTGGACCTCCGTGCAGAGGCCGGCGTCGAGGGGTACCTCGACGGGGTCACGATCTCGGTCGATCCCGACGACGAACGGAGCGAGGGCCCGACGGGACGAGCGTTCCGGACGGGAGAACCGCAGGTCACCCAGGACATCCGTGCCGACGACCGCCACGACCCGTGGCGCGACCACGTCGAGCAGTACGAGATCCGGTCGTCGGCCGCGATCCCCATCGCGCACGAAGGAACCGTCTACGGAGTGATCAACGTGTACGCTGACCGGCCGCAAGCCTTCGAGGGACAGGAACTGGCGGTGATCAGTCGACTCGGGGAAGTCGTCGGCCACGCGATCGCCAGCGTCGAGCGCAAGCAGGCGCTGATGAGTGACGAACTCGTGGAGCTGGAGTTCCGGATCCAGGACGTGTTCGCCGGACTCGACGCCCCCGAGACGGACGGGACGATAACCTTCGATCAGGTAGTGCCGGTCGACGACGGCGAGTTCCTCGTCTACGGGACGATGGCGCCAGACGCCGTCGATACCATGACGACACTCACCGAGGACCTCCCGCACTGGGAACAGTACACCATCCGGTCCGACGGCGATCCAATGGGCTTCGAACTCCGGATGACCGATCCACCGGTGGTCGGGGTCGTGGCATCACACGGCGGCTACGTCGCGCAGGCCGCCATCGAAGACAGCGACTATCGGATGGCGATCCACCTCGCGCCGAGCGTCGACACTCGGCGGATCGTCGACGCCGTCGAAACGGCCTATTCGGACGCCGAGATGCTTCGACGTCGGCAAATCAGTCGGGTCCACGAGGACCGGAAGGACTTCCAGCGCAACGTCGTGAACGACCTCACGGACCGACAGCGAACGGCACTACAAACCGCCTACCACGCTGGCTTTTTCGAGTGGCCCCGCGACACCACCGGCGAGGAGGTCGCCGAGGCGATCGGGGTGGCGTCGCCCACGTTCCATCAACACCTCCGCAAAGCCGAGCGGAAAGTCCTGGACGCGATGTTCTCGTCGCCCCTCCACAGCGTCGGCTAG
- a CDS encoding redoxin domain-containing protein has product MPSTGDHAPRFDATLGTSDHEDFSLADHLGDGPVVLAFFPGAFTPPCSNEMVALQERIDEFHAADATLFGVSADSPFCQGAFREEHGLAFDLVSDTSGDVIRAYDLDIDIPDLGLYGVANRAVFVLDDDGEVAYEWESADPTHEPPYEELLEAVRSV; this is encoded by the coding sequence ATGCCGTCCACTGGCGACCACGCCCCCAGATTCGACGCGACGCTCGGCACCAGCGACCACGAGGACTTCTCGCTCGCCGACCACCTCGGTGACGGTCCCGTCGTCCTCGCCTTCTTCCCCGGTGCGTTCACGCCGCCGTGTTCCAACGAGATGGTCGCGCTCCAGGAGCGCATCGACGAGTTCCACGCCGCTGACGCCACCCTCTTCGGCGTCAGCGCCGACTCGCCCTTCTGCCAGGGCGCCTTCCGCGAGGAGCACGGCCTCGCGTTCGACCTCGTCAGCGACACAAGCGGCGACGTCATCCGGGCCTACGACCTCGACATCGACATCCCCGACCTGGGCCTCTACGGCGTCGCGAACCGCGCGGTGTTCGTCCTCGACGACGACGGCGAGGTGGCCTACGAGTGGGAGTCCGCGGATCCGACGCACGAACCGCCGTACGAGGAGCTGTTGGAGGCCGTTCGATCGGTCTGA